CAGCTCGTGTTCGGCGGTCGTCCCGTAGGTGATCGTGGTTCCGGCCGTCATGGCCGTATGGGAACGCGGGGCGCCGCGCGGGGACAGGGGCCGGTCACGGGTGTGCGGCGGGCGGTCGAACCTGTCGACGAACGGTGCGACGAACGGTCTGCCGGTGGTGCGCGAGCGCCGGGCGGGCGTACCGCGCAACCGTGCGCCGGTGTTGTGCTCTTGGCGCCGGATGGGCGCCGCGGTGGCAGGAGGGGCGGCCGGGTCAGGGCACCACCGTCACCGGCCAGCGGCCCGCCTTCACCAGGCGCAGTGCCACCGAGCCGACGATGCGGTGGCCGGCCTGCTGGGAGGCGCCCACCACGACCGCGTCCGCCTTGAGCCGCTCCGCCGCCGTCACCAGACCGTTGAACGGGTCGCCGCGGAAGGTGTGGAACTCCCAGCGCACCTCGAAGATGCCCTTCACCTGCTCGGCGGCCTCCCGGATCTCCGCGACGAGATGCTCGGCGATCTCGTCCGTCGTCCCCGCCACCGGCACCCCGAGCGCCGCACCGGCCGCCAGCAACGGCTGCACGTACACGATGGCGAGCAGCGCGTGCTGACGGCGGGCGAGGCCGGCCGCGTAGGACACGGCGCGCAGGGAGGTGTCGGAGCCGTCCAGCCCGACGAGGACGACCTTCGGCCCGTCGGTGCCGCGTTCGAACCGGTGTGCTTGCTGATCGGTCACGGTCGCGAGGCTATCCGAGCACCCGTGCCCCGGCGTGCGCCGGGCGCCCGGCGCAGGCGCGCAGAAGTACTCCCATCGGGTGTTTCCGTGCCGCCGCACCGGTGTCGTGGTGGTGCGCCGTCCCCGCCTTGGTCGACTGATGAGTCATGACGAAGGATCAGATGTTCACGCGTCGCCATGTGGTGACGGGCGCCGCCGCCTTCCTGGGCGCGGCCGGCACGGCGGGCACCGCCGCACTGCTCATCGGCGACGGGGGCCCCGCTCCGGCACCGGCCGGTGCCCCCGCCCCGGCGGCCGGCCCCGGGGCCCGCCCGGCGCTCCGGCCCTCCTCCTACCGTCTCCAGCCCCTCACCGGCTACGGCCGGCCCGCCCGGCGCCGTGCCCTGGTCCCGGCCGGCGTCCGCAGCGAGCCCTTCCTGCGGATGGAGGGGCGCGGCCGGAGCATGGTGCTGACCTTCGACGACGGCCCCGACCCCCGCTACACCCCCGACATCCTGCGCGTCCTGCGCGATCACGACGTCCGGGCGATGTTCTTCGTCTGCGGCGAGATGGCGGTCCAGCACAAGGACCTGCTGCGGGAGATGGCCGACGACGGCCATGTCGTCGGCAACCACACCTGGTCCCATCCGCTGCTCACCAGCCTCTCCCGGTCCCGGGTGCACGAGGAGATGGCCCGCACCAGCGACATCATCGAGAAGGCCTACGGCGAGCCGCCGCTGTGGTTCCGCGCCCCGTACGGCGCCTGGAACCGGGCCGCGTTCCGGTTCGGCGCCGAACTCGGCATGGAGCCGCTGGGCTGGACCGTGGACACCCTCGACTGGCGGACCCCCGGCGCGCACACCATCGCGGAGCGGGTCACGGACGGAGCGGGCCCCGGTGTCGTCGTGCTCTCCCACGACGCGGGCGGCGACCGCTCGCAGAGCGTGGCGGCCCTGCGCGACTATCTGCCCGAACTCCTGGACTCCGGATACCGCGTGACCGTGCCCCAGCGGAAATACGCCTGACGCGACCCGCACGGACTCTCGCCCGCCCGGCCGGGAACGCTCAGCGCACCTCGACCAGGCGGGCGAACACGACGACGTTCCCGTCGTAGCCGTTCTGCTTGGAGAAACCGCCCCCGCAGGTGATGACCCGCAGTTCGGGAATTCCGCTGTTCCCGTAGACCCGGTCGCCCGGGAAATTGTTCTTCTCGAAGACCTCGATGCCGTAGATCTCGAAGACGGCGGTCTTCCGGTCCGCGCGCCGGATCTCGACCTCGGTGCCTTTCTTCAGCGCCCCGAGTCCGTAGAACACGGCGGGCCCCTGATCGTTGTCGACATGGCCGACCACGACGGCCGTGCCCTTCTCCCCGGGGGAGACCGCCCCGGTGAACCAGCCCGCGAGATTCGGGTCGCGGGCCGGCGGCGCGTCCACCCAGCCCTGCGCGTCCAGCCCGACGGCCATGGCCGGCGCGTCCACCCGGATCGAGGGGATCCGCACCCGGTCGACCATGGAGTACGGCAACGGGTCGGGAACGTCGGTGAAGGTGCCGTGCGGGGTGGCGCCGCTGTCGGCCGCCGCCGCGGACGCCGGCTGCGGCGGACCCACGTCGAACTCCCCCGAGCCATTGCGGATCAGAGCGAGACCGGTCAGCAGAACAAGCGCTATCACGCCCCACGGAGCACGCTTCTTCCGCCGCTCCTCCCATTCGGCCTCGGCCGGTCCGGACGAAGACATTCGCCATCCCCTCTCGACCCGGCCGTCGCCGTGTCCGTCGCGCATACGACAAAAACTAAGCGTGCCGCACGTCGACGGCGACGGGGCAGGTGCGAACGGGTGGCGGTGAAGCCGGCTTCTGCGCCATCCGAGTTCGCCGCCCGCAGGAATTTTCTGACGGTCCGTGACCTGCGGCGATATCCCATTCACGGAAAGACGCCCCGGCGTGTCCCCGAGCGGCACTCACCAGGACGGACCAGCGCCGAAATGCGGCCCCGCGCACGGCGTTCGAGGGTCGTTCCGGGAGACGCTTTCTCGCCGATCGACCGGGGACGGGACCCGGGGCGTCTTCCGCGGAGGATCACATGCGTAACTCTCGTGTCCTGGCGGCCTCGGCCGCCGCGGTCGCCCTGGTCGGCGTCGCCGCGCCGACGGCCGCCGCCTGGGACCAGCCGAGCAAGGTCACGGCCGCCCCCAATGTCATCGCCCGCGGCGGGCAGCTCGTCCTCACCGTCAGCGGCGGTGACGCGTGCGCGATCGCCGGCAGCACCGTCAGCTCGAACGCCTTCCCCACCACCAACCTCACCTCCATGGGCGGCACGACCGCCTCGGCCTCGGTGCGGGTCAACTCCGACGCGAGCCCCGGTTCGTACAGCGTCACCACCAACTGCGAGGGCAAGCGCAAGACGTTCACCGGTGCCTTCACCGTCATCGGCGGTGTGCGCGGCGGCCTCGGCGGCAGCACGTCCACCGGTGCCACGACGACCGACGTCGCGATCGGCGGCGGACTGGTGACGGCGGCGGTCGTCGCCGGCGGGGTCTTCTGGATGCGCCGCCGCGCCGAGAACAAGATCTGAGAGCGCGGGACCCCGGGACCACGAGGACCCGGTACCCCGAGAACAGGATCCGGCCCGCCCCTTCGGAGCATGGATCGCACGCGGCACAGCCCTTCGCCCCGGAGCCCGTAACGGTCCGGGGTGAAGGGCTGTCGCGGTGCGACGGGAACAGTGGTCAGCTGTGGCCGCCGTCCTCCGGGCGGCGGCCCGACCAGCGCCAGGCCACGCCCAGCGTGCCCGCGACGAGCGCGGCTCCGAGGCCGATCTCCGTGAGGTCGAAGCCGGCGACGGTGCCGCCGGCCCCGGCGTGGGAGCCCCGGGAGGGATGGTGGGTGGGGTGGTGCGTCGGGTGGCCGGAGGAGAGGGTGAGATCCGTGCGCCCGGTCTCGTCACCGCACTGGAACGTCACCTCGTACACCGTGCCGGGTCTGGCGTCCCGGTCGACGGTCGCCGTGGCGGAGGACTGGCCGTGGGGGATGACGACGGCGTCGAACACGCCCGAGGACACCGTCGTACGGTGCCGGCAGCCGTCCACGCGCAGCGTCACCTGCCCGCCGGGGGCGACCGTCGAGGGCACCACGGAGAAACCGAACGACGTGATGTCGCCGGCGCGTGCCGCGTGGGCGGCGGGAGCGGTGAGGGAGAGGGCGGTCACGCCCAGCAGAGCGGCCGAAGCGACGCGTATCGCGCGCATGGATGAGCCTCCGGGTCCCCGAGGAGCCTGCCGCGGACCGATTCCGCCTGCGCCGGAAATGCACCTCGATGACCGAAACGCTAGGAAGGCGCGCCGTGCGGCGCGATCTCAGTCGCGCGAATGGGGCACGGATGTGCTCCGCCCAGGGGACCCGCATACGTACGGCCGGGGGACGGGCGCGGCGTGGCGCTCGTCCCCCGGCCGTGGAACAGGCTCCGGGGACCGGGGTTGAGGGTCCGTCACCCGCCCGCGTTCGGGAACAGGGCGAGGAACGGGTCCGCCGTGGCCGACAGGCCCCGGCTGTAGGGCGCGTCGAAGTCCCAGACGAGGAACAGCAGGAACGCGATGAGGGCGGAGAACAGTCCCGCGAGGATCAGCTCGCGCGGAGTGCGGCGGATCTGCAGGGCGAACACCATGCCGACCGTCACGACGGCGCCGATGATCAGGCCGAACCACACCACCCCGGGCATCGTCTCGCCGGTGGAGTCGGCGCGGGTGCCGCGTGCGGCGTCGGCCTGGGCGACCTGGTCGAGCAGCGGCT
The sequence above is drawn from the Streptomyces griseiscabiei genome and encodes:
- a CDS encoding polysaccharide deacetylase family protein; this encodes MTKDQMFTRRHVVTGAAAFLGAAGTAGTAALLIGDGGPAPAPAGAPAPAAGPGARPALRPSSYRLQPLTGYGRPARRRALVPAGVRSEPFLRMEGRGRSMVLTFDDGPDPRYTPDILRVLRDHDVRAMFFVCGEMAVQHKDLLREMADDGHVVGNHTWSHPLLTSLSRSRVHEEMARTSDIIEKAYGEPPLWFRAPYGAWNRAAFRFGAELGMEPLGWTVDTLDWRTPGAHTIAERVTDGAGPGVVVLSHDAGGDRSQSVAALRDYLPELLDSGYRVTVPQRKYA
- a CDS encoding universal stress protein codes for the protein MTDQQAHRFERGTDGPKVVLVGLDGSDTSLRAVSYAAGLARRQHALLAIVYVQPLLAAGAALGVPVAGTTDEIAEHLVAEIREAAEQVKGIFEVRWEFHTFRGDPFNGLVTAAERLKADAVVVGASQQAGHRIVGSVALRLVKAGRWPVTVVP
- a CDS encoding class F sortase: MSSSGPAEAEWEERRKKRAPWGVIALVLLTGLALIRNGSGEFDVGPPQPASAAAADSGATPHGTFTDVPDPLPYSMVDRVRIPSIRVDAPAMAVGLDAQGWVDAPPARDPNLAGWFTGAVSPGEKGTAVVVGHVDNDQGPAVFYGLGALKKGTEVEIRRADRKTAVFEIYGIEVFEKNNFPGDRVYGNSGIPELRVITCGGGFSKQNGYDGNVVVFARLVEVR